A window of the Lactuca sativa cultivar Salinas chromosome 7, Lsat_Salinas_v11, whole genome shotgun sequence genome harbors these coding sequences:
- the LOC111895666 gene encoding protein JINGUBANG, producing MTKEMAGKTFFSKKNKVRNKLAILLHSSEPNVFITTHQQPENSESNFNHRSSNASLPSPVMSSCSSPVSFMSPINHMPSPYSESPWTLPHGTNGEDGIIYNTGLIGSLIREEGHIYSLASSGDLLYTGSDSNNIRVWKNLMEFSGFKSSSGLVKAIVVLGNRIFTGHQDGKIRVWKYSDNKKKAYNRIGNLPRTRDYIKSSMNPNNYIEARQHRNVPWIKHYDVVACMCFDEEQGLLYSGSWDRTMKVWRISDLRCLESVNAHDDAINSVVVGFDGLAFTGSADGTVKVWRREFVGKTKKHLLANTLLNQDSAVTSVVVNASQATVYAGSSDGLVNFWERKKQSLSHGGVLRGHKLAVLCLATARSLLLSGSADNSICVWRSEGSGVHTCLSVLNSHTGPVKCLAVQDRNEDYDDDEDRKDEEWIVYSGSLDNSLKLWRVSELLA from the coding sequence ATGACGAAAGAAATGGCTGGAAAAACCTTCTTTTCGAAGAAAAACAAAGTCCGAAATAAACTCGCCATTCTCCTTCACAGCTCAGAACCAAACGTTTTCATCACCACCCACCAACAACCAGAAAACTCCGAAAGCAATTTTAATCACCGCAGTAGCAACGCCTCATTACCTAGCCCAGTAATGTCTTCATGTTCATCGCCAGTCTCCTTCATGTCTCCAATCAACCATATGCCATCACCCTACTCTGAATCTCCTTGGACACTTCCACATGGAACCAATGGTGAAGATGGTATCATATACAACACTGGCTTGATCGGATCTTTGATACGTGAAGAGGGTCATATATATTCGTTAGCATCGTCCGGGGATTTGTTGTACACAGGTTCGGATTCTAATAACATCAGAGTATGGAAGAATCTAATGGAGTTTTCCGGTTTCAAATCGAGTAGTGGATTAGTGAAAGCAATCGTCGTTTTGGGTAATCGGATTTTTACCGGCCACCAGGATGGGAAAATTCGGGTTTGGAAGTATTCAGATAACAAGAAAAAAGCTTACAACCGGATCGGTAATTTACCCAGGACAAGAGATTACATCAAGAGCTCCATGAACCCTAATAATTACATTGAAGCAAGACAACATCGTAACGTTCCATGGATCAAGCATTATGATGTCGTTGCTTGCATGTGTTTTGATGAAGAACAAGGGTTATTGTATTCAGGATCGTGGGATAGAACAATGAAAGTTTGGAGGATTTCGGATTTGAGATGTTTAGAATCTGTAAACGCTCATGACGATGCCATTAATTCCGTAGTTGTTGGGTTTGACGGTTTGGCTTTTACTGGATCCGCCGACGGGACTGTGAAGGTGTGGCGGAGGGAGTTCGTCGGGAAGACCAAAAAACACCTTTTGGCTAACACTCTTTTGAATCAAGACAGCGCTGTCACGTCTGTGGTGGTGAACGCCTCTCAGGCCACCGTGTACGCGGGATCATCCGATGGACTGGTGAACTTTTGGGAACGCAAGAAGCAATCGTTGTCACATGGCGGAGTTCTGAGGGGTCACAAGCTTGCAGTGCTTTGTCTTGCGACTGCCAGAAGCTTGTTGTTGAGTGGGTCGGCGGACAACAGCATCTGTGTGTGGCGGAgtgaaggtagcggcgtccacaCTTGTTTGTCGGTCTTGAATAGTCACACTGGTCCGGTGAAATGTCTCGCCGTTCAGGATCGGAATGAGgattatgatgatgatgaagatcgGAAAGATGAAGAATGGATAGTTTACAGTGGCAGTTTGGATAACTCGTTGAAGCTTTGGCGGGTTTCGGAACTGCTAGCCTGA